A genomic region of Rhea pennata isolate bPtePen1 chromosome 14, bPtePen1.pri, whole genome shotgun sequence contains the following coding sequences:
- the ECSCR gene encoding endothelial cell-specific chemotaxis regulator, with protein MLAVSLHPLLWLFGCVLLRGTATSTEPSAHTVAGQSQTTTHSPELKNHTSEPSTSVKSATTAHLNITTLGLVNTTKSSTTSTTTLTSSVPDEKSNGSRKPATSSTQGQEPKRSKITTTSAVQGILQTVTPTPESSGYLPTPTPTDGKSPLTVAAFGVISFIVILIVVVIILVSVVSLRFKCNRSKDSEDKQKPGSSVVSESCSAGTSEKDNSITLISMKNINMNNSISYPPSEKVL; from the exons GTACTGCAACCTCCACAGAACCGTCTGCCCACACTGTAGCAG GTCAGTCTCAAACAACAACGCACAGCCCTGAACTAAAGAACCATACCTCAG AGCCTTCAACTTCAGTAAAGTCAGCAACAACAGCTCACTTGAATATCACCACTTTGGGCCTGGTTAATACAACCAAAAGCTCTACCACTTCTACAACAACATTAACATCATCCGTGCCGG ATGAAAAGTCTAATGGAAGCAGAAAACCAGCAACCTCATCAACTcaag GTCAAGAGCCCAAGAGAAGCAAGATTACTACAACCTCAGCAGTTCAAG GCATCTTACAAACAGTTACTCCAACACCAGAGTCCTCTGGCTACCTGCCCACGCCGACTCCTACAGATGGTAAATCACCACTGACAGTGGCAGCTTTTG GTGTCATCAGCTTCATAGTCATCCTGATAGTGGTTGTGATCATCCTTGTCAGCGTGGTCAGCCTGAGGTTCAAGTGCAACCGTTCAAAGGACTCAGAAG ATAAGCAGAAGCCAGGGAGCTCCGTGGTATCAGAGAG ctgctctgcaggcacAAGCGAGAAGGATAACAGCATCACTCTGATTTCCATGAAGAACATCAACATGAACAACAGCATAAGTTACCCACCATCAGAAAAG gtGCTATGA